In Biomphalaria glabrata chromosome 11, xgBioGlab47.1, whole genome shotgun sequence, the following proteins share a genomic window:
- the LOC106068610 gene encoding uncharacterized protein LOC106068610, producing the protein MSSGISSTSTSAPSDDKNNAAVIAGSVVAAVVVIVILVVVLVFLLLKRQKRKRLEQKEIYAQRLQEYNNVSFVPDTPEFAGTHPEILIKRSVADSPKNYESPNNGTFASHPVTTLDTDNSKQTVQGQNVSPSAEPKRMVKLSSKRAGLQNGNLYAVVSIYSGTDHSNDITQTEHSHSSGNSLENKSPFSDSGSAYKDISNENSTTTQAKPIEGSQDTDNTKTNIYFELETIQDDLED; encoded by the coding sequence ATGTCGTCAGGAATATCCAGCACTTCGACTTCAGCTCCGTCAGATGACAAAAATAACGCAGCAGTTATCGCTGGCAGTGTAGTTGCAGCAGTTGTCGTCATTGTAATCCTTGTAGTCGTCCTGGTTTTTCTTCTGCTGAAGAGACAAAAGCGAAAAAGACTTGAGCAAAAAGAAATATACGCCCAAAGATTACAAGAGTACAATAACGTCTCGTTTGTACCTGATACTCCAGAGTTTGCCGGTACCCACCCAGAAATTTTAATAAAACGCTCTGTCGCTGACTCACCTAAAAACTATGAAAGTCCCAATAATGGAACATTCGCTAGTCATCCAGTGACCACCTTGGACACGGACAATTCTAAACAAACAGTCCAAGGGCAAAATGTTTCGCCATCTGCTGAGCCTAAAAGGATGGTCAAACTCTCCAGCAAAAGAGCGGGTTTACAGAACGGCAACCTTTACGCTGTGGTCAGTATCTACTCTGGCACTGACCACAGCAATGATATAACTCAAACCGAGCATTCTCATTCCTCGGGAAACTCTTTGGAGAACAAATCTCCGTTTTCTGATTCTGGTTCAGCTTATAAAGACATTTCCAATGAAAACAGTACAACGACACAAGCTAAACCTATTGAAGGATCTCAGGACACTGATAATACGAAGACCAATATATACTTTGAATTAGAGACGATACAGGATGATCTAGAGGATTAA